A genomic stretch from Candidatus Hydrogenisulfobacillus filiaventi includes:
- a CDS encoding Glycolate dehydrogenase, FAD-binding subunit GlcE: protein MEEDRGSAARAAVRARLAHAEVCRERLWPRGAGRRAPAEPGASPLEMTALARVLAHRVPEQRVRVEAGMSIAALNRVLAEAGQWLPLSLPDGAGRDTVGGVLAAGLEGPWRGGYGPLLERVNALTVLTPGFGELRLRASAARHVPGPNPLRLFLGTGGALGIILDATLTVSWLAPTRAAWLLEAGGPWAAAEIMAALEELGRPWARLLTLGAARPLVWAEWHGSPEEVSSLTARLGRSTPAADPPSLAPVRSGLTGLVPRRHLPALLGAWPCGQGLWVEWQSGWYWGRLPDPEARRRMAAWIRERGGAARSPAGPGWGRSGPAEAVWRRLKALYDPAGVLPGPVPAGG, encoded by the coding sequence GTGGAGGAGGACCGGGGGAGCGCCGCCCGGGCGGCGGTGCGGGCGCGGCTGGCGCATGCGGAGGTCTGCCGGGAGCGGTTGTGGCCGCGGGGCGCTGGGCGACGGGCACCGGCGGAGCCGGGCGCCAGCCCATTGGAGATGACGGCCCTGGCGCGGGTGTTGGCGCACCGGGTTCCGGAGCAGCGCGTGCGCGTCGAGGCCGGTATGAGCATCGCGGCCCTCAACCGCGTCCTGGCGGAAGCGGGCCAGTGGCTGCCGCTCAGCCTACCGGACGGGGCCGGCCGGGATACGGTCGGCGGGGTGCTGGCTGCTGGACTGGAGGGTCCCTGGCGGGGCGGCTACGGGCCCCTGCTGGAACGGGTGAACGCCCTCACGGTGCTGACCCCCGGTTTCGGGGAATTGCGGTTGAGGGCCTCCGCCGCCCGGCATGTGCCCGGCCCCAACCCGTTGCGGTTGTTCCTGGGTACGGGCGGGGCCCTGGGCATAATCCTAGATGCCACCTTGACGGTCAGCTGGCTGGCCCCGACGCGGGCGGCCTGGCTGCTCGAGGCGGGAGGGCCGTGGGCGGCCGCTGAAATCATGGCGGCCTTGGAGGAACTGGGCCGGCCATGGGCGCGGCTGTTAACCCTGGGCGCGGCCCGGCCGCTGGTGTGGGCGGAATGGCACGGCAGTCCGGAGGAGGTCAGCAGCCTCACCGCCCGGCTGGGGCGGAGCACGCCGGCGGCCGATCCGCCTTCCCTGGCCCCCGTCCGTTCCGGCCTCACCGGGCTGGTGCCCCGGCGGCATTTGCCGGCCTTGCTAGGCGCCTGGCCGTGCGGGCAGGGCCTGTGGGTGGAATGGCAGAGCGGATGGTATTGGGGACGGTTGCCGGACCCGGAAGCCCGCCGCCGCATGGCCGCCTGGATCCGGGAACGGGGCGGTGCCGCCCGCTCCCCGGCCGGACCGGGGTGGGGGCGGTCCGGGCCGGCGGAAGCGGTCTGGCGGCGGTTGAAGGCGTTGTATGATCCGGCCGGCGTGCTGCCCGGACCGGTGCCCGCCGGAGGCTAG
- the ylbJ gene encoding Sporulation integral membrane protein YlbJ has translation MDHDGRPERVLVTGFAVLLLTLALIVFSEHGYRATVGALKLFFEVVLPSLLPFFILSDVLLATGMVHFLGVFFEPLMRPLFNVPGVGSFVFSMGLAAGYPMDAVLTAKFRRQGLCTKVEAERLLAFTNSADPLFIFGAVAVGLFGHPELGVVLAAAHYAGGLLVGLTYRFYGRQGSGNPLAGQDPGSPRPGGILQRATAALVAARKEDGRPLTKVLNQAIEEAMGTLFMIMSYMVLVAVLLRVLEATGLLPALIRPLAGLFPLLGLSPHLVDGAVQGLFEIDLGAAATAHAAAPLLQRLVVVSAIIAWSGFSVHAQVASVLAGTDISLKPYFVARVLHALYAAGLTVVFLPLAGGELGATGLPAALARDWLTAAGVPAVTVDGLGFGVLSAGGVLALLAAGALAGGLVAARHRR, from the coding sequence GTGGATCATGACGGGCGGCCGGAGCGGGTGCTGGTCACCGGCTTTGCGGTGCTGCTCCTGACCCTGGCCCTGATTGTGTTTTCCGAGCACGGCTACCGGGCGACGGTGGGGGCGTTGAAGCTCTTCTTCGAGGTGGTGCTGCCATCCCTGCTGCCGTTTTTCATCCTGTCCGATGTGCTGCTGGCGACGGGGATGGTGCACTTCCTGGGGGTGTTCTTCGAGCCCCTCATGCGGCCGCTCTTCAATGTGCCGGGGGTGGGCTCGTTCGTGTTCTCGATGGGGCTGGCGGCAGGTTACCCCATGGATGCGGTGCTGACGGCCAAGTTCCGGCGCCAGGGGCTGTGTACGAAGGTGGAGGCGGAACGCCTGCTGGCGTTCACCAATTCGGCCGATCCCCTCTTTATCTTCGGGGCGGTGGCCGTAGGACTGTTCGGGCATCCTGAACTGGGCGTGGTGCTGGCCGCGGCCCATTATGCCGGCGGTCTGCTGGTAGGTCTCACCTACCGCTTCTATGGCCGCCAGGGCTCCGGCAATCCGCTGGCGGGCCAGGACCCCGGTTCCCCCCGGCCGGGCGGAATTCTGCAACGGGCCACGGCCGCCCTGGTGGCGGCCCGTAAGGAGGACGGCCGTCCCCTCACCAAGGTGCTCAACCAGGCCATCGAAGAGGCGATGGGGACCCTGTTCATGATCATGAGCTACATGGTTCTGGTGGCGGTGCTGTTGCGGGTGCTGGAGGCCACCGGCCTGTTGCCGGCCCTGATCCGGCCGCTGGCCGGCCTGTTTCCCCTGCTGGGCCTTTCCCCCCACCTGGTGGATGGGGCGGTGCAGGGCCTGTTTGAAATCGACCTAGGGGCGGCCGCCACCGCCCATGCGGCTGCCCCCCTGCTGCAGCGGCTGGTGGTGGTGTCCGCCATCATCGCCTGGTCGGGGTTTTCGGTGCACGCCCAGGTGGCGTCTGTGCTGGCGGGCACGGACATTTCCCTGAAGCCGTACTTCGTGGCCCGGGTGCTGCACGCCCTGTATGCCGCCGGCCTGACCGTAGTGTTCCTGCCGTTGGCAGGGGGGGAACTGGGCGCCACCGGCCTGCCGGCCGCTCTGGCCCGGGACTGGTTGACAGCGGCAGGGGTACCCGCTGTGACCGTGGACGGGCTGGGATTCGGGGTGCTGAGTGCCGGCGGGGTGCTGGCCCTGCTGGCGGCCGGGGCGTTGGCCGGCGGCCTGGTCGCGGCCCGCCACCGCCGTTAA
- a CDS encoding protein of unknown function (Evidence 5 : Unknown function), which translates to MWGRARWPPGPGGRNGVLLPVGRGNRRQEGEARSREEAPADFARRGRGYLTLPSPGGMSCTCPSRMSWGPYPRLRQTES; encoded by the coding sequence TTGTGGGGGCGGGCCAGGTGGCCGCCAGGGCCGGGCGGCCGGAACGGGGTGCTGTTGCCGGTGGGCCGAGGCAACCGGCGCCAGGAGGGTGAAGCCCGCAGCCGGGAGGAGGCCCCAGCCGATTTTGCCCGCCGGGGCCGCGGGTATCTCACACTCCCCTCCCCCGGTGGGATGAGCTGTACATGCCCCTCCCGGATGTCGTGGGGCCCGTACCCCCGGTTACGGCAGACGGAAAGTTAG
- a CDS encoding protein of unknown function (Evidence 5 : Unknown function), whose translation MDVTTTVLPARPPQPKTMINARAFEPLPEAAWAALRADLARLLLLGRGNRRQRGDARSWEEAAADFAHRGRAYMRLLPPWEKLYMASKTPWGTPDPPVATVDGRLGEWVPAPEAQAVADQFIGRPGWDLVEVCTYTGTFSVLEPWPDGFPLRFGRVPAWGSWYGPALVAQLGPERVARIPAAIVAPRAGGWWVQLTADPADPAGQPGGAVAEAVRAYWGPDRYHKLLSETANALTPAERPAPPPLAPLPAAQGDLLAAARAAYRALGWTQPRQVWALNTAGPAAVRQQLVELPVPAQLLAGMAPRERARVRREWAGWVLGAFLGDSALQLAGVQDPAAGAGDGPRWGWHPEVGAVAIGPMPGYFPVAFPVGYALKWLGRQEKDLRFWLALVVPPEQWPRAKPAGQPEAGPGVRRAVRWLGWALGRRTPLEGVIT comes from the coding sequence ATGGACGTGACAACCACCGTATTGCCGGCGCGGCCGCCGCAGCCGAAGACCATGATCAACGCCCGCGCCTTCGAGCCGTTGCCGGAGGCGGCCTGGGCCGCCCTCCGGGCGGACCTGGCGCGGCTGCTGCTGCTGGGCCGGGGCAACCGGCGCCAGCGGGGGGATGCCCGCAGCTGGGAGGAGGCCGCAGCGGATTTTGCCCACCGGGGTCGCGCGTATATGAGACTACTTCCCCCGTGGGAGAAACTATACATGGCCTCGAAGACGCCGTGGGGCACGCCGGACCCCCCCGTGGCGACGGTCGACGGCAGGTTGGGGGAATGGGTTCCGGCCCCGGAGGCTCAGGCGGTGGCGGATCAATTCATCGGCCGGCCCGGCTGGGATCTGGTGGAGGTCTGCACCTACACCGGCACCTTTTCCGTATTGGAACCCTGGCCGGACGGCTTTCCCCTCCGCTTTGGCAGGGTGCCGGCCTGGGGGAGCTGGTACGGGCCGGCGCTGGTGGCGCAGCTGGGGCCGGAGCGGGTGGCCAGGATTCCGGCCGCCATTGTGGCGCCGCGGGCCGGGGGCTGGTGGGTGCAGCTGACGGCGGACCCCGCGGATCCGGCCGGCCAGCCCGGCGGGGCGGTGGCGGAGGCGGTGCGGGCCTATTGGGGACCGGATCGTTATCATAAGCTGTTGTCGGAGACGGCGAACGCTCTCACGCCGGCGGAGCGGCCGGCCCCGCCGCCCCTGGCGCCCTTACCGGCGGCGCAGGGGGACTTACTGGCGGCGGCGCGGGCGGCCTATCGGGCACTGGGTTGGACGCAGCCGCGGCAGGTCTGGGCGCTGAACACGGCGGGCCCAGCGGCCGTGCGGCAGCAGCTGGTGGAGTTGCCGGTGCCGGCCCAGCTGCTGGCGGGCATGGCGCCACGGGAACGGGCCCGGGTGCGGCGGGAATGGGCGGGTTGGGTGCTCGGGGCCTTTCTGGGGGACAGCGCCTTGCAGCTGGCGGGGGTGCAGGATCCGGCGGCTGGAGCCGGGGATGGGCCCCGCTGGGGGTGGCACCCGGAGGTGGGGGCGGTGGCTATTGGGCCCATGCCGGGGTACTTTCCGGTGGCGTTTCCGGTGGGCTATGCGCTGAAGTGGCTGGGGCGGCAGGAGAAGGACCTGCGGTTCTGGCTGGCGTTGGTGGTACCGCCGGAGCAGTGGCCGCGAGCCAAGCCGGCGGGGCAGCCGGAAGCGGGGCCGGGGGTAAGGCGGGCGGTAAGGTGGCTTGGCTGGGCTTTGGGCCGTCGGACTCCGCTTGAAGGAGTTATCACCTGA
- a CDS encoding protein of unknown function (Evidence 5 : Unknown function): MTRQMEDFLKIAKDKKNTFVLYRNRGARLSKALEAALDAARADNIEVLEREVDWVPDVDPLGWLLVPREDFRLPAWCTPSPVG; encoded by the coding sequence ATGACCCGGCAGATGGAGGACTTCCTGAAGATTGCAAAGGACAAAAAGAACACCTTTGTGCTCTACCGCAACCGCGGCGCCCGCCTGTCTAAGGCGCTCGAGGCGGCGCTGGATGCCGCCCGCGCCGATAACATCGAGGTTCTCGAACGCGAGGTGGACTGGGTGCCGGACGTGGACCCTCTCGGCTGGCTTCTGGTGCCCCGGGAGGACTTCCGCCTGCCGGCCTGGTGTACCCCGTCTCCGGTGGGGTAA
- a CDS encoding protein of unknown function (Evidence 5 : Unknown function), which yields MRQQLAALPVPEGVEAALRAPRAGPARSRVQVRRFWAGWMLGAFLGDSALQLAGVQDPAAGAGDGPRWGWHPEGGAVAIGPMPGYFPVAFPVGYALKWLGRQEKDLRFWLALVVPPEQWPRAKPAGQPEAGPGVRRAVRWLGWALGRRTPLEGVIT from the coding sequence GTGCGGCAGCAGCTGGCGGCGCTGCCGGTGCCGGAGGGGGTGGAGGCGGCGCTTCGGGCTCCGAGGGCGGGGCCCGCCCGGTCCCGGGTGCAGGTCCGGCGGTTCTGGGCGGGCTGGATGCTCGGGGCCTTTTTGGGGGACAGCGCCTTGCAGCTGGCGGGGGTGCAGGATCCGGCGGCTGGAGCCGGGGATGGGCCCCGCTGGGGGTGGCACCCCGAGGGAGGGGCGGTGGCGATTGGGCCCATGCCGGGGTACTTTCCGGTGGCGTTTCCGGTGGGCTATGCGCTGAAGTGGCTGGGGCGGCAGGAGAAGGACCTGCGGTTCTGGCTGGCGCTGGTGGTGCCGCCGGAGCAGTGGCCGCGGGCCAAGCCGGCGGGGCAGCCGGAAGCGGGGCCGGGGGTAAGGCGGGCGGTAAGGTGGCTTGGCTGGGCTTTGGGCCGTCGGACTCCGCTTGAAGGAGTTATCACCTGA
- a CDS encoding protein of unknown function (Evidence 5 : Unknown function), translated as MRVETIVRPPLPPRPKTMINARAFEPLPEAAWAALRADLAPLLPLGRGNRRQRGEARSWEEAAADFTRRGRAYLKLLPPWEELHLASRLPWGTPDPPLVTVWGRLGEWVPAPAAQAVADQFIGRPGWDLVEVCTYTRTFSLLEPWPDGFPVRFGVAPAWGTWYGPALVAQLGPERVAGIPAAIVAPRAGGWWVQLTADPADPAGQPGGAVAEAVRAYWGRSGTMRSPRNPRRSRWIGSPRRRSGRRRPPWRLYPRSWRRCWRRRGRPIGHWVGRSRGRSGR; from the coding sequence ATGCGCGTCGAAACCATTGTTCGGCCGCCGCTGCCGCCGCGGCCGAAGACCATGATCAACGCCCGCGCCTTCGAGCCGCTGCCCGAGGCGGCCTGGGCCGCCCTCCGGGCGGACCTGGCGCCGCTGCTGCCGCTGGGCCGGGGCAACCGGCGCCAGCGGGGCGAAGCCCGCAGCTGGGAGGAGGCCGCGGCCGATTTCACCCGCCGGGGTCGCGCGTATCTGAAACTCCTGCCTCCGTGGGAGGAGCTGCACCTGGCCTCCCGGCTGCCGTGGGGCACACCGGACCCTCCCTTGGTGACGGTATGGGGCAGGTTGGGGGAATGGGTTCCGGCCCCGGCGGCTCAGGCGGTGGCGGATCAATTCATCGGCCGGCCCGGCTGGGATCTGGTGGAGGTTTGCACCTACACCCGGACCTTTTCCCTATTGGAACCCTGGCCGGACGGCTTTCCCGTCCGCTTCGGGGTGGCGCCGGCCTGGGGGACCTGGTACGGGCCGGCGCTGGTGGCGCAGCTGGGGCCGGAGCGGGTGGCCGGGATTCCGGCCGCCATTGTGGCACCGCGGGCCGGGGGCTGGTGGGTGCAGCTGACGGCGGACCCCGCGGACCCGGCCGGGCAGCCCGGCGGGGCGGTGGCGGAGGCGGTGCGGGCCTATTGGGGCCGGAGCGGCACGATGCGCTCACCCCGAAACCCCCGCCGGAGCCGGTGGATCGGTTCGCCCCGCCGGCGGAGCGGCCGGCGCCGCCCCCCCTGGCGCCTCTACCCGCGGAGCTGGCGGCGCTGCTGGCGGCGGCGCGGGCGGCCTATCGGGCACTGGGTTGGACGCAGCCGCGGCAGGTCTGGGCGCTGA
- a CDS encoding protein of unknown function (Evidence 5 : Unknown function), protein MDGRGDVVLTEDGSGTRQSTYSYDAFGNLLGSSGSGGERQFGGRGVETDGASGLDLMGARWYDPATGRFLSPDPLPAEADAPQSLNAYAYAWDNPLRYTDPSGESPWALAMGRAFEAYVKMRFGLGPGVRIATETGYRVIDALTETALHEIKWSLSPAGIRMTPQIEDFLEYAEKNRKAFVLYRNRGARLSRALEAALDAARADDIEVLEREVDWVPDVDPLGWLLVPREDFRLPAWCTPSPVG, encoded by the coding sequence GTGGACGGCCGGGGGGACGTGGTCCTGACCGAGGACGGGAGCGGCACCCGGCAGAGCACGTACAGCTACGACGCCTTCGGGAACCTGCTCGGCAGCAGCGGGAGCGGCGGGGAGCGGCAGTTTGGGGGCCGAGGGGTGGAGACGGACGGGGCGAGCGGCCTCGACCTCATGGGGGCGCGATGGTACGATCCGGCCACGGGGCGCTTTCTCTCCCCCGACCCCTTGCCGGCCGAGGCGGACGCCCCGCAGAGTCTCAACGCCTACGCCTACGCCTGGGACAACCCCTTGCGGTACACCGACCCGTCCGGGGAAAGCCCGTGGGCCCTCGCGATGGGGCGGGCGTTTGAGGCGTATGTGAAAATGCGGTTTGGCCTCGGGCCGGGGGTGCGTATCGCCACGGAGACCGGCTACCGGGTGATTGACGCCCTGACGGAGACGGCCCTGCACGAGATCAAGTGGAGCCTGAGCCCGGCCGGGATCCGGATGACGCCGCAGATCGAGGACTTCCTGGAATACGCAGAGAAGAATAGGAAAGCGTTCGTGCTCTACCGCAACCGCGGCGCCCGCCTGTCGAGGGCGCTCGAGGCGGCGCTGGATGCCGCCCGTGCCGATGACATCGAGGTTCTCGAACGCGAGGTGGACTGGGTGCCGGACGTGGACCCTCTCGGCTGGCTTCTGGTGCCCCGGGAGGACTTCCGCCTGCCGGCCTGGTGTACCCCGTCTCCGGTGGGGTAA
- a CDS encoding protein of unknown function (Evidence 5 : Unknown function): MNPADVAVAIRAVLSGENPGFTLAPPPFTNGEDAATYYGDTQNTHFGDVLFESDRLLKNLVLGQDNETGQAMTPNVPDYASVLSRWLATGDTSPGSTVSRFWITPGSMVLTESADSHAITFSQAAMQVSWQDLSSAVDPDFAQAAQAFVAQLNGSTNGVPNYARYAQQYPVWAQLQELAKITAVVKWIHDANIPLDLSWWHRDPIPVVSTPTETPVETVSGTFAQNGTTYTLTLQGGIDLSQANRYQSDPNGTTASLGQAAQAAQPSAATPAWSFTANGTAYDAVALNLGPTPLPGGYTALRTDVAIPTRGAFPLAFTRYYGSTDATVTAATGAAPGPLGPGWGDLPWVLTFPAPDDTTVVSNGGTTQTIYRQVDLVDPAAGRTAVLNTLLTLPDGQPAYVAADPAVHALLAVNPDGTYTLEEDAVGETGSAVYLAAPLYTVTFNASGDPTAVTDRNGNAVTYQYDSAGRLATITDPAGRQISLSYNGAGQLAAVTDPLGHETQYAYNSQGELATVTDADGHVWTYGYDNGGRWASETDPDGATLWTRSYDGLGRVTQVTRADGTSDTLQYDDAAGTVTATDNLGDQTLRQFDPEGRLVAVTDPLGHRTTYAYAAAADQPVRVTQPGGETTTWTLDADGFGHVTARTDPGGATTTYIWDLGDNWLNGVTDPRGFNTVYQHDSHGNVTQITDAYTTEVTTLGYDGYGELTSRTDPRGDQTTYTYDADGDRTGVTDPDGHQTTDTYDADGDRTGVTDPNGHQTTSTYDALGRLLTVTDALQGVTTYAYNAEGQRTGVTDPDGHTTTAGYNTAGQLVTVTDPLGRQTRYTYNRQGLLASVTDPDGQQTTYAYDADGHLTRITRPDGSQVTLTWHADGQRTQMTDPTGTTTWQYDADGHLSGTTAGGTGTTLTYTRDADGNVTQVTLAAGGTPVGQIGYQYDGLDRVTAITDGLGTTQIAYDRDGRVTGVQFPNGGGRSYQYDAAGRLTQVTDTGAGGLVLAQAAYTYDAAGNPTQEAWSSGTENQYTYDALDRLTQEADGLDSAGDPTAGTVVQQYQYDAAGNRTQQVTTTYAAGWLGLGLTTSQSTTTEQYDAANELTTATTGSGTTTDQYNGEGERTSAAGPNGTTTFTWDGAGDLTGITRPDGSQETFTYNGDGQRVGAVTPTGSEQFVWNRGAVIATLTPGLLGTTTTLWTTGPDGLVDQDTGGTGTF; the protein is encoded by the coding sequence ATGAACCCGGCGGATGTGGCCGTGGCCATCCGGGCGGTATTGAGCGGGGAGAACCCGGGCTTCACGCTGGCGCCCCCGCCCTTCACGAACGGCGAGGATGCCGCCACCTATTATGGCGATACCCAGAACACCCATTTCGGGGACGTGCTGTTCGAGTCGGACCGGTTGCTGAAGAATCTGGTCCTGGGCCAGGACAATGAGACCGGTCAGGCCATGACCCCCAACGTGCCCGACTACGCCTCCGTCCTGAGCCGGTGGCTGGCCACGGGAGACACCAGCCCCGGCAGTACGGTCTCCCGGTTCTGGATCACGCCGGGATCCATGGTGCTGACCGAATCCGCAGACAGCCATGCCATCACCTTCAGCCAGGCGGCCATGCAGGTATCCTGGCAGGATCTGTCGAGTGCGGTCGACCCGGATTTTGCCCAGGCCGCCCAGGCCTTTGTCGCCCAATTGAACGGGAGCACCAACGGGGTGCCCAACTATGCCCGGTACGCCCAGCAGTATCCGGTCTGGGCGCAGTTGCAGGAACTGGCCAAGATCACGGCCGTGGTGAAGTGGATCCACGATGCCAACATTCCGCTCGACCTGAGCTGGTGGCACCGCGATCCGATTCCCGTCGTGAGCACGCCCACCGAAACCCCGGTGGAGACCGTCAGCGGGACCTTTGCCCAGAACGGCACCACCTATACCCTCACCCTGCAGGGCGGGATCGACCTGTCCCAAGCCAACCGGTATCAGAGCGACCCCAACGGCACCACGGCCAGCCTGGGCCAGGCCGCCCAGGCCGCCCAGCCGTCGGCGGCCACCCCTGCCTGGTCGTTCACGGCGAACGGCACCGCCTACGACGCGGTCGCCCTCAACCTGGGCCCCACGCCGCTGCCGGGCGGCTACACCGCCCTCCGCACGGATGTGGCCATCCCGACCCGGGGGGCCTTTCCGCTGGCCTTCACCCGGTACTACGGCTCCACGGATGCGACCGTGACGGCGGCCACGGGGGCGGCGCCCGGGCCCCTGGGGCCGGGCTGGGGCGACCTGCCGTGGGTGCTGACCTTCCCGGCCCCGGACGATACCACGGTGGTCTCCAACGGCGGCACCACCCAGACCATATACCGGCAGGTGGACCTGGTGGACCCGGCGGCCGGGCGGACGGCGGTGCTGAACACGCTGCTGACCCTCCCGGACGGGCAGCCGGCCTATGTCGCCGCGGACCCCGCCGTCCATGCCCTGCTGGCGGTGAATCCGGACGGCACCTACACCCTGGAGGAGGACGCGGTGGGCGAGACCGGCAGCGCCGTCTACCTTGCCGCTCCGCTCTATACCGTGACCTTCAACGCCAGCGGGGACCCGACCGCCGTCACCGACCGCAACGGGAACGCCGTCACCTACCAGTATGACAGCGCCGGGCGCCTGGCTACGATCACCGACCCGGCGGGCCGGCAGATCAGCCTGAGCTACAATGGGGCCGGGCAGCTGGCCGCCGTCACCGACCCCTTGGGCCATGAGACCCAATACGCCTACAACAGCCAGGGGGAGCTGGCGACCGTCACGGATGCCGACGGCCACGTCTGGACCTACGGATACGACAACGGGGGCCGGTGGGCCAGCGAAACGGATCCGGACGGCGCCACGCTCTGGACCCGGAGCTACGACGGCCTGGGGCGGGTAACGCAGGTCACCCGGGCCGACGGCACCAGCGACACCCTCCAGTATGACGACGCAGCCGGGACCGTGACCGCTACCGACAACCTGGGGGACCAGACCCTCCGCCAGTTCGATCCGGAGGGCCGGCTGGTGGCGGTGACGGATCCCCTGGGGCACCGCACCACCTATGCGTACGCCGCCGCCGCCGACCAGCCGGTCCGGGTGACGCAGCCGGGCGGGGAGACCACCACCTGGACGCTGGACGCGGACGGGTTCGGCCACGTCACCGCGCGGACGGATCCCGGCGGGGCCACCACCACGTATATCTGGGACCTCGGGGACAACTGGCTGAACGGGGTGACGGACCCCCGGGGCTTCAACACGGTCTATCAACATGACAGCCACGGGAACGTCACCCAAATCACGGACGCCTACACCACCGAGGTGACGACCCTCGGGTACGACGGCTATGGGGAGCTGACCAGCCGCACCGATCCCAGGGGGGACCAGACCACCTACACCTATGACGCGGACGGGGACCGGACCGGCGTCACCGACCCCGACGGGCACCAGACCACGGATACCTATGATGCGGACGGAGACCGGACCGGCGTGACCGACCCCAACGGCCACCAGACGACCTCCACCTATGACGCCCTGGGCCGGCTCCTCACGGTGACGGATGCCCTGCAAGGGGTCACCACCTATGCCTACAACGCGGAGGGGCAGCGGACCGGCGTCACCGACCCGGACGGGCACACCACGACCGCGGGGTACAACACTGCCGGCCAGCTGGTGACGGTTACCGACCCCCTCGGGCGGCAGACGCGGTACACCTACAACCGCCAGGGGCTTCTCGCCAGCGTCACCGATCCCGACGGCCAGCAGACCACCTATGCCTACGATGCGGATGGCCACCTCACCCGGATCACGCGGCCGGACGGAAGTCAGGTGACGCTCACCTGGCACGCCGACGGGCAGCGTACCCAGATGACCGATCCCACCGGCACCACCACCTGGCAGTACGATGCCGACGGGCACCTCAGCGGCACCACGGCGGGCGGAACCGGCACCACGCTGACCTACACGCGGGATGCGGACGGGAACGTGACCCAGGTGACCCTCGCCGCCGGCGGCACCCCGGTCGGGCAGATCGGGTACCAGTACGATGGCCTGGACCGGGTCACCGCCATCACCGACGGCCTCGGCACCACCCAGATCGCCTACGACCGGGACGGGCGCGTGACCGGGGTCCAGTTCCCGAACGGGGGCGGGCGGAGCTACCAGTATGACGCGGCGGGCCGGCTCACCCAGGTGACGGACACGGGCGCCGGGGGCCTGGTGCTTGCGCAGGCCGCCTACACCTATGACGCGGCGGGGAACCCGACCCAGGAGGCCTGGAGCTCCGGGACCGAGAACCAGTACACGTACGATGCCCTGGACCGCCTCACCCAGGAAGCCGACGGTCTGGACAGCGCCGGGGACCCCACCGCGGGCACGGTGGTGCAGCAGTACCAGTATGATGCGGCCGGGAACCGGACGCAGCAGGTGACCACCACCTATGCGGCAGGATGGTTGGGCTTGGGCCTGACCACCAGCCAGAGCACCACCACCGAACAGTATGATGCCGCCAATGAACTGACCACCGCCACCACCGGCAGCGGGACCACCACCGACCAGTACAACGGGGAGGGCGAGCGGACCAGCGCGGCCGGGCCCAACGGGACCACGACCTTCACCTGGGACGGGGCGGGGGACTTGACGGGGATCACGCGGCCGGACGGCAGCCAGGAGACGTTCACCTACAACGGGGACGGGCAGCGGGTGGGGGCGGTCACCCCCACCGGGTCGGAACAGTTCGTGTGGAACCGCGGGGCCGTGATCGCGACCCTCACCCCCGGACTGCTGGGGACCACGACCACGCTCTGGACCACGGGGCCCGACGGGCTGGTGGACCAGGACACGGGCGGGACGGGCACGTTCTAA
- a CDS encoding protein of unknown function (Evidence 5 : Unknown function): MLAAVLISRADTLVASRCDTSRPHGDPLREDGQDPNTFLLHRFQRAPDPVLARRRSSRTSAGRPWIPTAYASLAAAGRPALCSQRVGKGQASPTPLRSVTPLQIPSPGAVPGPDCGRPNRPARRNPRQRLPQGGVRIRIRA; the protein is encoded by the coding sequence GTGCTGGCCGCCGTCCTGATCAGTCGGGCGGACACGCTGGTAGCGTCAAGGTGTGACACTTCCCGTCCGCATGGGGATCCGCTTCGGGAGGACGGTCAGGACCCCAATACGTTTCTGCTGCACCGGTTCCAACGGGCTCCCGACCCCGTCCTGGCGCGCCGGCGCAGCTCGCGCACGAGCGCCGGCCGCCCCTGGATTCCTACGGCATATGCTTCGCTGGCTGCAGCCGGTCGTCCCGCCCTTTGCAGCCAGCGCGTTGGGAAAGGCCAAGCCTCCCCCACGCCTTTAAGGAGCGTAACCCCCCTTCAAATACCATCCCCCGGGGCGGTACCCGGGCCGGACTGCGGGCGCCCGAACCGCCCGGCCCGCCGGAACCCGAGGCAGCGCCTACCTCAAGGCGGCGTTAGGATCAGGATCCGGGCGTGA
- a CDS encoding protein of unknown function (Evidence 5 : Unknown function): MNISQKFNNFIQQDQHANGRPVLPLPRLLAYGPLLRCCVVYHPAPPYRSEGTGPDSPGGEARPGRTLPVGRASVLTPGS; the protein is encoded by the coding sequence GTGAACATTTCACAGAAATTTAATAATTTTATCCAGCAGGATCAACATGCCAACGGTCGTCCGGTCCTCCCTTTACCCCGGCTCCTGGCGTACGGACCACTTCTCCGCTGCTGTGTCGTCTACCATCCTGCACCGCCCTACCGGTCCGAGGGGACTGGGCCCGATTCCCCCGGCGGGGAAGCCCGACCGGGCCGGACCCTGCCGGTGGGCCGCGCCTCTGTCCTCACGCCCGGATCCTGA